GGTCCAGACTTCCTGGCTTGCGCAATCACGGCAGGTGAAATGGACATCGACGTAATAGCCGCGCGTCGCAAACACAGGCTCGCCATAGCTGTTGCTGGGCGCCAGCAACAGCTTGTCGACCGGCGCACTGCCACAAGGCCGCGGCGGCATCGGGGCCGATAACGTTCGGGCGGCGAGGAAGGCTTGTGCGCGCCGCTCCCTGCACCGCGCCATGATGGCGGCACGCTTTTGCTTTCCACTGCACATCGTGTGCCCCCGTCCGGTTCAGGCAACCCGAGATCACCGGTTGTGCCGGCTCGCGCATGGCATCTCGCGTTGTGTTGTCGATGCCACCTCTAGTGCAACGGCTGTGCCAGCCCGGCGCCACCGGCAATCACCCCGAAACCAATTCATTGATTCAAAAGGGAAAATGGCCCTTCATTCGCAGAATTCCCGCATGCATCGACCCGGTATTCCGCCCGATATTTCGATCCTGTAATATCGCTACTTATCTATTTGTATAAGTACTCTCATGCAGAAAACCGTGGCCATCGGCTTCGTCGGCACCGTGCTCGACTACGCGGGCAAGGGCAACCAGCGCTGGGAGCGCTGGCGCCCCTCGGTCGGGCTGTGCCAGCAGGAAGACCTGGTCATCCACCGGCTGGAATTGCTGCACGACGCGCGCAGCCGCGGCCTGTTCGAGCGCCTGCGGGACGACATCGCCGCCGTGTCGCCGGAGACCGAGGTGCGCAGCGTCGAGATCCAGCTGCGCGACCCGTGGGATTTCGAGGAGGTCTACGGCACGCTGCACGACTTCGCCCGCGGCTACGCGTTCGACACCGACGCCGAGGACTACCTGATCCACATCACCACGGGCACCCACGTGGCGCAGATCTGCTGGTTCCTGCTGGCCGAGGCGCGCTACCTGCCGGCCCGGCTGGTGCAGACCTCGCCGCCGCGCAAGAAGGAGCCGGGCAACATCGCGGGCAGCTATGCCCTGATCGATCTCGACCTGTCCCGCTACGACAAGATCGCCACGCGCTTCGCGCGCGAGCGCGCAGACACGATGTCGCAACTGAAGGCCGGCATTGCCACGCGCAATCCGGCGTTCAACCGCATGATCGAGCAGATCGAGCGCGTGGCGTCGCGCTCGAAGGCGCCGATGCTGCTGTTCGGCCCGACCGGCGCCGGCAAGTCGTTCCTGGCGCGGCGCGTGTACGAGATGAAGAAAGCGCGCCACCAGCTGGGCGGGCGCTTTGTCGAGGTGAACTGCGCCACGCTGCGCGGCGACAGCGCCATGTCGGCCCTGTTCGGCCACGTCAAGGGCGCCTTCACCGGCGCGCAGACCGATCGCGCCGGGCTGCTGCGCAGCGCGGACGGCGGCCTGCTGTTCCTGGATGAGATCGGCGAACTCGGGCTGGACGAGCAGGCCATGCTGCTCAAGGCCATCGAAGAGAAACGCTTCCTGCCGTTCGGCAGCGACCGCGAGGTGGAGAGCGACTTCCAGCTGATCGCCGGCACCGTGCGGGACCTGCGGCAATGGGTGGCCGAGGGGCGCTTCCGCGAAGACCTGTTCGCGCGCATCAACCTGTGGACCTTCGACCTGCCCGGCCTGGCCGAGCGCCCGGAAGACATCGAGCCCAATCTCGACTACGAACTGGCGCGCTTCGCCCGCGAGCACGGCGAGCAGGTGCGCTTCCACACCGAGGCGCGGCGCGCTTACCTGAAGTTTGTCGCCTCGCCCCAAGCGCGCTGGAGCGGCAACTTCCGCGAGCTGTCGGCGTCGGTCACGCGCCTGGCCACGCTGGCCGAAGGCGGCCGCATCACCGAGGCCTGCGTGGAAGCGGAAATCGGCCGGCTGCGTCGCGCCTGGTCCGTTGCCGACGCGGCCACGGGCGACGGCATCCTTGCCGGGCTGCTGGGGGACGGTGCGACGGCGCTGGACCAGTTCGACCGCGTGCAGCTAGAACACGTCATCCGGGTCTGCCGGGAATCGGCCTCGCTGTCGGAGGCGGGGCGCCGGCTGTTCGATGTGTCGCGGCTGGAGAAAGCCAAGGTCAACGATGCGGACCGGCTGCGCAAGTATCTCGCCCGGTTCGGCCTGGACTGGCAGCAGGTGCGCGGCCAGGCGGCGACTTAGCGGCGATGACGAAGGCGCAGCCCCCGTCAACCCGACCGCCGGCGAACGCCGCGCTCACGGCGCCGGCATCGCGTGAACGTCCGCGCTGCAACCCGCCTGCTCGGCGTCGTGACGATGGGGATAGAGCGCACCGGGCACATTGCAGGCGGCCAGCCCGTCGGCCGCCAGCCATTCAGCGGTGACCGCAGCCGCGCGGTCGATCAGTTCGCCGCAGCGGGTGTAGTCGTAGGGCGACACCTCGAGCGGGCACAGCGGCGGCACCACCGAGATGGGAATCTTCCCCGCCCAGTGCTCCAGGTCCTGCACCAGTTGCCGCGCCACCAGCAGCGACAGCGCGTTGAGGGCGTGCTCGATGGCACTGCGCGGCGCCCGCCGTTCGGCACAGGCAAACCCGGCGGGCAGCACCACCACGCGCGTCGCGCCCAGGCGGATGGCGGTCGAGATCGGCGTGTTGTTGGCGACCCCGCCGTCGATCAGCAGGCGGCCATCGATGCGCACCGGCGGAAACACCCCCGGAATCGCCGCGCTGGCCAGCACGGCCTGCACGATGCTGCCGGAGGACAGCACCACCTCGGCGCCCGTCTGCATGTCGGTCGCCACCACATGCAGCGGCAGCGGCGCCGCTTCCAGCCGCGTCTGCGCAAAATGCCGGCTCAGCAGCCGCTGCAGCCCGCCGGCATCCACCAGGTGCGTGCCGCGTCGGCCGAGCATGCCCAGCATCACGCGCCACGACCATGGCATCACCTCCGCGCGCCGCACGCCGCGCCACAGCGCTTCGAGCCGGGCCGCGCCGTCCGCATGCGGATAGCAGGCAAAGAAGGCCGCATTGATGGCCCCCGCCGACGCGCCGACCACCATGTCGGGCATCACGCCGCGGGCCACCAGCTCGCGCAGCATGCCCGCCTCGATGGCGCCCAGGCTGCCGCCGCCGGCAAAGACAAAGGCCGTGCTTTCCGCTCGATCCATGGGAGTAATGCGCCGCAGTGCGCACGATGCAGGGATGGCATGAACCAGAGTACATCCCGATCCCGAAGAGGGCCAGAAACGCGCCGGAAACGCCCGCCATCCTCGGCGGCAATGTCTATGCTGGCATCATCCATCACCAACGCCATCGCGCGCGTCGAGGAGGCCGCCATGCATGCCGAGTCCACCCCCGACTGGCGCGAACACGGGGTCAAGGTCATCCCCGGTTCGCAGCTCGACCTGAACACGCCGCAGACACCCGGCATGACACGCGCCGCGGCCATCACCCATGCGCGCACGGGCGCCAGCAAGCTCTGGGCGGGCGCGGTCACCATCGACGCCAATGCCAAGACGGGCGCCCACCATCACGGCGCACTGGAAAGCGTCATCTACGTGGTCAGCGGCCGGGCCCGCATGCGCTGGGGCGATCACCTGGAGTTCACCGCGGAAGCCGGCCCCGGCGACTTCATCTACGTGCCGCCCTTCGTGCCACATCAAGAGATCAACGCGAGCCCGACCGAGCCCCTGAGCTGCGTGCTCGTGCGCAGCGGGCAAGAGCCCGTGGTCGTGAACCTGGACATCACGCCGGCCGAACCGCCGGAGACGGTGTACTGGGTCGACCCGATCCATCCGCATCCGTGAAGCCTCTCGATGGCCCCGATCCGGCCAGCGCCTCACACGGTCGGCAACCGCTCGAAACCCTCGAAGCGCGGAAACGGCGCCGGCAGCTCGACAACCTCCATGCCCTCGACCAGCGCGGCCGGCATGCCCTCGTCCAGCCAGGCGCACATCTGCGCCAGTTGGCGTGGAGCCCCCTGCAGCATGGCCTCCACCGATTCGTCCATCCGGTTGCGGACCCAGCCGGTGACGCCCAGCGCGCGGGCGCGGTGCACACAGGCCTCCCGGTAGCCGATCCCCTGCACACGGCCGCGCACGCGCACCAGCCAGGTGGCCGGCACGCCATCGCCGTCGTCGGGAGCGGTACCCATGTCTGCGCGCATACCGGAACGATAGGCCGCGATCACCGGCAGCGGCCACGCATCCGCCAAAACAATTGGGGAACCGGCATACCGGTTCCCCAAGCGTCAGCAACTGCACATCGCTGAACTGGACTCAGCCCACCTCACGCAGCGTGGCCGAAGCGTGCGGCATGGCGCGTCATGCCGGCTCCGGCAACCGGGTGCCGCTGCGCGCGGCACGCCGCTCCTGGATGGCCTTCTGGCGGCTGTTCGCGGCGAGGTGCCTAGTGTTGATCGTCTGATACGTGAACGTCACGGTCGCGCCGGGATTCGGGAACGTCGTGTCGATCCCGCTCGAAGACGGCTGGCCGTTGACCGCGAGTTCCCAGTAGTGACTCGCGTCGGCATCGAAGGTGTTGATGCTCTCCAGCTCGTACCCGAGATAGCCGGGATACTGTGTGCTCTGGCTGTATCCGTAGTATTCGAGCGTGTAGGTGAACGGATCCGGCTGGCTGGCGCTCTGCCCTTGCACGAACGCCAGCTGCAGCAACTGCTGGACATCGATCTCGAACTCGAAGCCCACCTGGTAGCTGAACAGCTGGTTGCCGTTGTCGTCGTAGGCCTCGATGGTGATGGTGCTCATGTCGTATCCCCCTGCGTGTCCGATGCGGACGAGTGATGAGATGAGCCTCGGCCAGTTTCAGGGCATCGCGCACGCTTGGCCGTTGCCTCGAAGCGGACCGGACTCATTGCGGAAATCTTTTCGAGGCTAGGTGATGGGGGATGGGGCCGCAAATCCGGGCGGGCTGCGTCTTGCCCCGGAGACGCCGTCACTCCATGGCGGCCTGCCCGGACCCATCGGATGCGGTCCGGAGCGGAAACATCACACGTCCGCGCTCAGGCCTGAAGGCGTACCGCTGCGCTGCGGCGGTGTCTGCGCGAGCAACCGCATGACAGCAAGACTGTTGCGCCAGGCGAAGTACATGCCGCCCGCGAGCGACACCACCCCAAACGCCAGGATGCCCGATCCCGCCGTCAGCCGCGTCGCGCCCTGGCCCCCGAAGAACAGCCACCACAACAACCCGACGGTCGCGGCGCACAACAGACAGAGAGCGATGAGACTCGCGAGCGGCGAGATCGACATCACGACTCTGCCCGTGTCGTCGAAGCGCCAGGCCTCCACGCTCTCCCAGTCCAACGGATCGCTCAAGACCACCGTGAGGCGCATGCCCGGCCGGATGTCGTGGCGCCGGGGGATTGCCACACCTCGCTGCCGGATGGTGCCCGCGACAAAATCGAAGCAAGTGAAGTTGCCGTAGCGAAACGATTCCCGACGCAGCGACGACACCTCGTCGAGCGTCATCGAAATCACTTGGTAGGTGCGATCCATCCGTCGTCCACGTTAGAACTCGACGCCGACCTGCGCCATCACCGCCGGCCGCTCGGTGCGGAAGCCCGCTGGCTTGGACAGCGGCCAGCCAAACGACAAATCATAGTTGACCGCAGCAT
The sequence above is drawn from the Ralstonia solanacearum K60 genome and encodes:
- a CDS encoding acylphosphatase yields the protein MGTAPDDGDGVPATWLVRVRGRVQGIGYREACVHRARALGVTGWVRNRMDESVEAMLQGAPRQLAQMCAWLDEGMPAALVEGMEVVELPAPFPRFEGFERLPTV
- a CDS encoding patatin-like phospholipase family protein gives rise to the protein MDRAESTAFVFAGGGSLGAIEAGMLRELVARGVMPDMVVGASAGAINAAFFACYPHADGAARLEALWRGVRRAEVMPWSWRVMLGMLGRRGTHLVDAGGLQRLLSRHFAQTRLEAAPLPLHVVATDMQTGAEVVLSSGSIVQAVLASAAIPGVFPPVRIDGRLLIDGGVANNTPISTAIRLGATRVVVLPAGFACAERRAPRSAIEHALNALSLLVARQLVQDLEHWAGKIPISVVPPLCPLEVSPYDYTRCGELIDRAAAVTAEWLAADGLAACNVPGALYPHRHDAEQAGCSADVHAMPAP
- a CDS encoding zinc-ribbon domain-containing protein, yielding MCSGKQKRAAIMARCRERRAQAFLAARTLSAPMPPRPCGSAPVDKLLLAPSNSYGEPVFATRGYYVDVHFTCRDCASQEVWTAAQQKWWYEVAKGYVYSTAVRCLACRRQRRSGRMNNNKCNTIKAS
- a CDS encoding DUF4430 domain-containing protein — encoded protein: MSTITIEAYDDNGNQLFSYQVGFEFEIDVQQLLQLAFVQGQSASQPDPFTYTLEYYGYSQSTQYPGYLGYELESINTFDADASHYWELAVNGQPSSSGIDTTFPNPGATVTFTYQTINTRHLAANSRQKAIQERRAARSGTRLPEPA
- a CDS encoding cupin domain-containing protein → MHAESTPDWREHGVKVIPGSQLDLNTPQTPGMTRAAAITHARTGASKLWAGAVTIDANAKTGAHHHGALESVIYVVSGRARMRWGDHLEFTAEAGPGDFIYVPPFVPHQEINASPTEPLSCVLVRSGQEPVVVNLDITPAEPPETVYWVDPIHPHP
- the rtcR gene encoding RNA repair transcriptional activator RtcR, translating into MQKTVAIGFVGTVLDYAGKGNQRWERWRPSVGLCQQEDLVIHRLELLHDARSRGLFERLRDDIAAVSPETEVRSVEIQLRDPWDFEEVYGTLHDFARGYAFDTDAEDYLIHITTGTHVAQICWFLLAEARYLPARLVQTSPPRKKEPGNIAGSYALIDLDLSRYDKIATRFARERADTMSQLKAGIATRNPAFNRMIEQIERVASRSKAPMLLFGPTGAGKSFLARRVYEMKKARHQLGGRFVEVNCATLRGDSAMSALFGHVKGAFTGAQTDRAGLLRSADGGLLFLDEIGELGLDEQAMLLKAIEEKRFLPFGSDREVESDFQLIAGTVRDLRQWVAEGRFREDLFARINLWTFDLPGLAERPEDIEPNLDYELARFAREHGEQVRFHTEARRAYLKFVASPQARWSGNFRELSASVTRLATLAEGGRITEACVEAEIGRLRRAWSVADAATGDGILAGLLGDGATALDQFDRVQLEHVIRVCRESASLSEAGRRLFDVSRLEKAKVNDADRLRKYLARFGLDWQQVRGQAAT